Proteins encoded together in one Drosophila willistoni isolate 14030-0811.24 chromosome XR unlocalized genomic scaffold, UCI_dwil_1.1 Seg105, whole genome shotgun sequence window:
- the LOC6645037 gene encoding vegetative incompatibility protein HET-E-1 isoform X1 encodes MEFSFLDSHIRDNTWACVCGLIDNLDDGKVDEKLVIDQPKGVEEENEEKRQSLEQKDQQQQMPRQFIATGGGRSDIRVSEIVIDEDFNAAFPLLYEHPVPSLGIHNMAITPDGKTIATVSVDGLVSIVDVKQGVRFESIGMNIRNFWSVAFDPKGEFVYAGNGNGRVYKFIIDNGHLLQEYNSQRMQKIICVCSSTNDKYVASGDFEGCFTLYDSATSFVLKHIHFKKALRSIVFIQEQSIFLAACDDHSVKIVNILDSETEHTALMGHRSRVVSLDMSPDGRRFASGSSDGVVRVWDARYNKCSITFINSEKSRLWDVAFAKSNTLVAYVSSGKDQDVHYC; translated from the coding sequence aattttcatttctagACAGTCATATTCGAGACAATACTTGGGCCTGTGTTTGTGGACTAATTGATAATCTCGACGATGGAAAAGTGGATGAGAAACTGGTGATTGATCAACCGAAAGGCGTGGAGGAGGAAAATGAAGAGAAACGCCAATCTCTGGAGCAGAAggatcagcagcaacagatgCCAAGGCAATTCATTGCAACTGGCGGCGGCCGATCAGACATCAGAGTCTCTGAAATTGTGATTGACGAGGACTTTAATGCAGCATTCCCACTTCTATATGAACACCCAGTGCCAAGTTTGGGTATCCATAATATGGCAATTACACCGGATGGTAAAACAATTGCGACCGTCTCAGTGGATGGCCTAGTATCTATAGTGGATGTAAAACAAGGTGTACGATTTGAGAGCATTGGAATGAATATTCGAAATTTTTGGTCAGTTGCATTCGATCCGAAGGGCGAATTCGTTTATGCTGGCAATGGAAATGGACgtgtttataaatttattatcgATAATGGTCATCTGTTGCAAGAGTACAATTCACAACGTATGCAAAAGATAATATGTGTGTGCTCTAGTACAAATGATAAATATGTGGCCAGTGGTGATTTCGAAGGATGCTTTACTCTATACGATAGCGCTACGAGTTTCGTGCTGAAACATATCCATTTCAAGAAAGCCTTACGCAGTATTGTTTTTATACAAGAACAGTCAATTTTTCTGGCTGCCTGTGATGATCACTCAGTGAAAATTGTCAATATACTTGACTCTGAAACGGAGCATACGGCTTTAATGGGGCATCGTTCCAGAGTTGTGTCGCTTGATATGTCACCAGATGGACGGCGATTTGCGAGTGGCTCATCCGATGGTGTTGTCAGAGTTTGGGATGCTAGATACAACAAATGCTCCATAACCTTTATAAACAGCGAGAAATCCCGTCTTTGGGATGTGGCCTTTGCTAAATCGAATACTCTAGTTGCCTATGTCTCGTCGGGCAAAGATCAAGATGTTCATTATTGTTAG
- the LOC6645037 gene encoding vegetative incompatibility protein HET-E-1 isoform X2, whose protein sequence is MDSHIRDNTWACVCGLIDNLDDGKVDEKLVIDQPKGVEEENEEKRQSLEQKDQQQQMPRQFIATGGGRSDIRVSEIVIDEDFNAAFPLLYEHPVPSLGIHNMAITPDGKTIATVSVDGLVSIVDVKQGVRFESIGMNIRNFWSVAFDPKGEFVYAGNGNGRVYKFIIDNGHLLQEYNSQRMQKIICVCSSTNDKYVASGDFEGCFTLYDSATSFVLKHIHFKKALRSIVFIQEQSIFLAACDDHSVKIVNILDSETEHTALMGHRSRVVSLDMSPDGRRFASGSSDGVVRVWDARYNKCSITFINSEKSRLWDVAFAKSNTLVAYVSSGKDQDVHYC, encoded by the coding sequence ACAGTCATATTCGAGACAATACTTGGGCCTGTGTTTGTGGACTAATTGATAATCTCGACGATGGAAAAGTGGATGAGAAACTGGTGATTGATCAACCGAAAGGCGTGGAGGAGGAAAATGAAGAGAAACGCCAATCTCTGGAGCAGAAggatcagcagcaacagatgCCAAGGCAATTCATTGCAACTGGCGGCGGCCGATCAGACATCAGAGTCTCTGAAATTGTGATTGACGAGGACTTTAATGCAGCATTCCCACTTCTATATGAACACCCAGTGCCAAGTTTGGGTATCCATAATATGGCAATTACACCGGATGGTAAAACAATTGCGACCGTCTCAGTGGATGGCCTAGTATCTATAGTGGATGTAAAACAAGGTGTACGATTTGAGAGCATTGGAATGAATATTCGAAATTTTTGGTCAGTTGCATTCGATCCGAAGGGCGAATTCGTTTATGCTGGCAATGGAAATGGACgtgtttataaatttattatcgATAATGGTCATCTGTTGCAAGAGTACAATTCACAACGTATGCAAAAGATAATATGTGTGTGCTCTAGTACAAATGATAAATATGTGGCCAGTGGTGATTTCGAAGGATGCTTTACTCTATACGATAGCGCTACGAGTTTCGTGCTGAAACATATCCATTTCAAGAAAGCCTTACGCAGTATTGTTTTTATACAAGAACAGTCAATTTTTCTGGCTGCCTGTGATGATCACTCAGTGAAAATTGTCAATATACTTGACTCTGAAACGGAGCATACGGCTTTAATGGGGCATCGTTCCAGAGTTGTGTCGCTTGATATGTCACCAGATGGACGGCGATTTGCGAGTGGCTCATCCGATGGTGTTGTCAGAGTTTGGGATGCTAGATACAACAAATGCTCCATAACCTTTATAAACAGCGAGAAATCCCGTCTTTGGGATGTGGCCTTTGCTAAATCGAATACTCTAGTTGCCTATGTCTCGTCGGGCAAAGATCAAGATGTTCATTATTGTTAG